The Rhodobacter sp. 24-YEA-8 DNA segment TCCTGGCCCAGGAGGCATCGGATTCCACCGACCAGACCTCTGCCCCGGCCTCGGCCGCGACAAGCGTCGATCCGCCGGAGCCATATTCCAGCACCACCCGCGCAGCGGCGCAGGCATCCGTCCATGCCCGGGCAGCCGCCTCGGGCATGGTCAGATCAGGACGCTGAAGCACCGCACCGGACAAGGTTCAGCCCACCGAACCTTCCAGCGAAATCGCCACCAGGCTTTGCGCTTCCATGGCGAATTCCATCGGCAGGGCCTGGAGGACTTCCTTGCAGAAACCGTTCACCACCAGCGCGACCGCCTCTTCCTCATCCATGCCCCTTGAGCGGCAATAGAAGAGCTGATCCTCGTCGACCTTCGACGTGGTCGCCTCATGTTCGCAGCGCGAGGAATTGTTCTTCACCTCGATATAGGGAACCGTATGGGCACCACACTGATCGCCGATCAGCAGGCTGTCACATTGGGTATAGTTCCTCGACCCGGTCGCTTTGGGGTGAACCGAGACCTGGCCGCGATAGGTGTTCTGCGCGCGCCCCGCCGAGATCCCCTTCGACACGATCCGCGACTTCGAATTCTTGCCCAGATGGATCATCTTGGTGCCGGTATCGGCCTGCTGGTAATTATTCGCGATGGCGATCGAGTAGAATTCGCCCTGGCTGTCATCGCCGCGCAGGATGCAGGACGGGTATTTCCAGGTGATCGCCGAGCCGGTTTCCACCTGGGTCCACATCACCTTGGCCCGGTCGCCCCGGCAATCGGCGCGTTTGGTGACGAAGTTGTAGATGCCACCCTTGCCATCCTCATCGCCCGGGAACCAGTTCTGCACGGTCGAATATTTAACCTCGGCATCGTCAAGGATGACGATTTCCACCACCGCGGCATGCAGCTGGATCGTATCGCGCTTCGGTGCAGTGCAACCCTCAAGGTAGCTCACATAAGAGCCCTTGTCGGCCACGATCAGCGTGCGCTCGAACTGCCCGGTATTTTCGGCATTGATGCGGAAATAGGTGCTCAGTTCCATCGGGCAACGCACGCCTTCCGGAATATAGACGAACGAGCCATCCGAGAAGACCGCCGAATTCAGCGTCGCAAAGAAGTTGTCCGATTGCGGTACGACCGAGCCGAGATATTTCTGCACCAGCTCGGGATATTCGCGGATCGCTTCCGAGATCGAACAGAAGATCACGCCGGCTTTCTTCAGCTCTTCCTTGAAGGTGGTACCGACGGAAACGCTGTCAAACACCGCATCCACCGCAACCTTGCGCTCGCCTTCCGGCGCCTCGACGCCGGCAAGCAAAGCCTGCTCTTTCAGAGGAATCCCCAGCTTCGCATAGGTCGCCAGCAGCTTCGGATCGACTTCATCCAGCGATTTCGGCTTTTCGGCCATGCTTTTCGGGCGCGCATAGTAATACTGGTCCTGATAATCGATCTCAGGATAGCTGAGCATCGCCCAACGCGGCTCCTTCATCTCGAGCCAGCGATGGTAAGCCTTCAGGCGCCAGTCCAGCATCCATTCCGGCTCGCCATTCTTCTCGCTGATCAGCCGGACGATATCCTCGTTCAGACCTTTGGGCGCATATTCGGTCGGGATCTCGGTTTCCCAGCCGTATTTATATTTGCCGGCCATCGCCTGGACGGTTTCAATCGTCTCGCGGTCGACGCCTTCCCGGATCGCCTCATCGGGGATGCGGATATTATCCTCGGACACATGGGTATTCATTTCGGTCACTCCATCCTCACGCGGCCCATCTTCACGCAGCACGGGCGCGGGCTTTTCCGTAAGCTCTGGTCCACGCCTCCGCGAACCTGAGCACATTCTCTTCATTCACGCCGGGACCGATCGAGATCCGGATCATCTGTCCGGCCTGATCGCCATATCCCATGGCGCCGAGCACTTTCGATCCCCTGACCTTGCCCGAAGAACAGGCCGATCCGGCCGAGACCGCGAAACCCGCAAGGTCCATCGACATCACCTGTGTCTCGCCCTTCCAGCCCGGCGCGATGAGGCAAAGCGTGTTCGGTAACCGTGCCCGGTCTTTCGAGACCGAGATAATGCCCTCAGCGCTGGCAAACAATGCTGATTCCAGAATATCCCTTATGCGGGCGACCTCTTCCCAGGTCCCGTTCGCCAGATCACGCGCCGCAGCCGTCGCCGCAGCCGCCATGCCGGCAATCCCGATCAGATTCTCTGTGCCGGACCGCCGCCCCATCTCCTGGCCGCCGCCTTTCAGCTTTGCGTCCACATCAAGCCCGCGCTTCAGCAAAAGCGCCCCAATGCCACGCGGCCCGCCGAATTTATGCGCCGAAACCAGTCCCATATCGCAGCCGAGCCAGTTGAAGGCGACCGGCAGCTTGCCCATTGCCTGCGTCAGATCCGACACCGCGAGCCCTTGGGGCAGATTCTGCACGATCCCGGTCTCTGGATTGGCCAGCTGCAGGGTGCCCTGCCCCGGATCCGGAACCGAAACCATACCATCGCGCCCGACAGGCAATATCTCGTCACACCAGGCCGAAACCGCCGAATGCTCGACACCGGCGCAAACCAGCCCCCGCCCCGCCAAAGCCAGCGCCGAGGCCTCGGTCGTTCCCGAGGTGAAGACCAGGTCCGCACCCTCCGCGCCAAAGGCCGCCGAGATTTCTTCGCGCGACCGCTCCATCAGCGCCTTGGCCGCGCGCCCCTCGCTATGGACCGAAGACGGGTTCCCCACCACATCCATCGCTGAAATCATCGCCGCCCGCGCCTCGGCCCGCAAAGGCGCCGTTGCATTCCAGTCCAGATAAAGCCGCGTGCTCATGGCGCGCCCCTTTCATCTGTCGAAAAATATCCTCGGGGGGAGCCGGACGCGCAGCGACCGGCGCGGGGGGCAGACAGCCCCCCGGCGATCTCAGCCATGGCGCGCAACATTCTCATTCCTCATCCACCACCCGGAACAGGTTCGGCACCGCCGGACAGGGCGTCATCTCATTGCCGATCACATCCGAAAGCCGCGCCTGGTGCAAAAACACATAGACATTCGCCGAAAGGCTCTGCCAGAGCCGGTTGGTCAGCGACTGCGCCCGCGTGCCAGACGAGCCCCCCGTGGCGCCTGCGCCGGTATGCATCGCATCGACCGTCTCGTCGACCGCCTGCAGGACCTCGCTCACCCGGATCGAATCCGGTGAACGCGCCAGCCGGTAGCCGCCGCCGGGCCCCCGCACGGCGTCCACCAGCCCGGCCCGGCGCAGCTTGACGAAAAGCTGCTCCAGATAGGGCAGCGAAATATCCTGACGTTTCGAAATCTCGGCCAAAGCCACCAGTTCCTCGACTTCCGCCGCCTCCCCGCCCGCCTTTGCCAGCGCCAGTTTCGCCTTCGCCTCACTCATGGCGAGATCGGCAAGCGCAACCATCGCATACCGGCCCTTCGTCGACAGCTTCATCCCAAACTCTCCTTAACGAGCGCGCCGCAAGGCTTCGCCGACTGCCCCGAACCGGCCGCAAGACTGGCCGCAAGACTGGCCGCAAGACTGGCCGCAAGACTGGCCCCGGATCGCCTCCGACGCCCCTTGCGCAAACCCGTCGTCCCCCGGCAATCCGGCCACATCCCCCCGGGGAACGGGCCATTTCCAGGCAGATCCATTGACGAGCCAGCCCCGGGCCATTACCTCAGGTGCAATCCGGGGGACAAGACTTGCCCCCTTTAGAACAGTTCTAAATTACCCGGGCGTTTCAGTCAAGTTTCGATCCCGGAGAAATCAGGCGAGAGCGTATGCCCGAAGTTATCTTTGCCGGCCCCGATGGACGTCTCGAGGGACGCTACCATGCACAGAAGGAACGCGACGCTCCGATCGCCATCGTTCTGCACCCGCATCCCGCCTATGGCGGCACGATGAACAACAAGGTTACCTATAACCTGCATTACGCCTTCTATAATCTGGGCTTCAATGTGCTGCGGTTCAATTTCCGTGGCGTGGGGCGCAGCCAGGGCGAATATGACCAGGGCATCGGCGAGCTGTCGGATGCAGCCTCGGCGCTCGACTACCTCCAGTCGATGAACCAGAATGCGAAACATTGCTGGGTCGCGGGCTTCTCATTCGGCGCCTGGATCGGGATGCAGCTCCTGATGCGCCGCCCCGAGATCACCGGCTTCATCTCGGTGGCACCTCCCGCGAATCTTTACGATTTCAGCTTCCTCGCCCCCTGCCCTTCGTCAGGTCTCGTGATCAATGGCAGCGCCGATAAGGTGGCCCCGCCGAAAGACACCCGCACCCTCGTCGGCAAGCTGCACGAGCAAAAGGGCATCACGATCACCCATACCGAGGTCGAGGGCGCCGATCACTTCTTCAAGGATGAAGAAGCGCATATGAAACCGATGATCGAAACGGTTTCGGATTATGTCAGGCGGCGCATGACCGAAAGCACCCGCTGATGTCCTTCATCCAGGAGCTTGCCGACCAGCTTGCGAAAGACGTGCTCGCCTCGCAGAACGAATTGCAGGATGACCGTTTTTACGAACAGGTCGGCAGGGTCCTGGGGGCGGCGTCGCCGACGCTGCAAGAGGCCTATATGACCTCGATCCGCATCCGCCTCGCCGAGGCGCGCGGCCGTGACTTCCTCACCCGCGCCCTCAGGGCCAAACGCGAGGGCGCCGCCGCCCCGGATGCGCCGCGCGATCTCAGCCCTGGCAGCGGCCACTGACCCCGAAGCGGAACGGTCCGGCCATGACGATCACCCATCAGGACGAACTCGACAGCCTGCGCCATATCGGCCGCATCGTCGCCAATACCTTGCTTGCCATGGCCAAAGCGATGGAGCCGGGCATGACCACGCTTGAACTCGACGAGATCGGCGCCCGGCTCCTTGACCGCGAAGGCGCGGTCTCGGCGCCACGCAGCGCTTACGATTTCCCCGGCGCCACCTGTATCAGCGTCAATGAGGAAATCGCCCATGGCATCCCCGGCCCCCGCGTGATCGCCGCCGGAGACCTCGTCAATATCGATGTCTCGGCCTCGAAAGACGGGTTCTTCGCCGATACCGGGGCAAGCTGGCAGCTGAAGCCCGAACGCGAGGCGCTGAACCGGCTCTGTCGCGACGGGCGCCTTGCGATGGAGACCGGCATCAATGAGGTCCGCGCCGGCAAACCCCTCGCAGGCATCGGTAATGCCATTGGCAAATTCGCACAGAAACGCGGCTATACGCTGATCCGCAATCTCGCAAGCCACGGCATCGGCCGCAGCCTGCATGAAGAGCCGACCGAAATTGCCACCTGGCCGACCCGCGGCGACCGCCGCCGTATCGAAAAAGGCCTGGTTCTGACGGTAGAGCCGTTCCTCTCGACCGGCGGTCTCTGGGCCGATGCCGGCGAGGATGGCTGGACGCTGTACAGCGAGCCGATGGCGCCGGTGGTGCAGTATGAACATACCGTGGTCGCAACCGGGTCGCGGGCCATCATCCTCACTCTGCCCGGCTGAGCCGCCCCGCCTGAACCCTCGCGCCTGATTTTCCGGCCTGATCAGGCCCCGCCTTCCCCCTTGCCAGAATCCGGCCTTTCGCGCGATGACTGCGGCATGGATATTCCGCTCACCACCCCCGTCCCGCCTGTACAGCCCGCCACCGATCCCCGTCTCGACGCCCAGTTCGCCTTTCTGAACGAGGCCGACCGCCTGAAATCGGTGCTGCGCGCCACCACGCTCTGCGATGGATCGAGGCGCGAGAATTCGGGTGAACATTCCTGGCATCTGGCGCTTTATGCCATGGTTCTGGCCGATCAGGCCCCCGAAGGCGTAGAGATCGACCGCGTCATCCGCATGTTGCTCCTGCATGATCTGGTCGAGATTGACACCGGCGATGTGCCGATCCATTCCGCGAACGGCGCCGCCCATGCCAGCACCGACACCGTCCTTGCCGAACAGCGCGCGGCCGACCGCATCTTCGGCCTTCTGCCGCCTGACCAGGCATTGGCCTTCCGCGCGCTCTGGGATGAATTCGAGGCGGCCGAGACCCCGGATGCCGTCTTTGCCAAATCTCTCGACCGGGTGCAGCCGGTCCTCGCCAATCTGCAATCCGGAGGCGGCACCTGGACCACCTATAATGTCACCTGGGATCAGCTTGTCGCCCGGGTCGGCCAGAAAATCGCGCGCGGAGCACCCGCGATCTGGGCCTGGGTCAGCCAGAGGGCCAAAGCCTGGTTCACGCCCTGACGCGCCTCGGACATTCTTGCCCCCTCCTTCTGACGCAAATGCCCCCGCCGGAGGCATCCCCGGCCAGCCGGAAAGCCGCCGGTTCTACAGGCAGTGGTTGATGAACTTTTTGTATACCATCGCATACCATCTTCCGTGACGCCCGGATTTCCGCTAAATCAGGCCCCAGGCGTAACCCAGTCCAGAAAGGGCGAATGATGACCAGGATCAAGGTGGCCAACCCGGTGGTGGAACTTGACGGCGATGAGATGACCCGGATCATCTGGGATTTCATCAAGCAAAAGCTGATCCTTCCCTATCTCGATATCGACCTGAAATATTACGATCTTGGCATCGAAGAACGCGACCGCACCGCAGACCAGATCACCGTCGATGCAGCGCATGCGATCCGGAAATACGGCGTTGGCGTCAAATGCGCGACCATCACCCCCGATGAGGCACGGGTCGAGGAATTCGACCTGAAGCAGATGTGGAAATCGCCGAACGGCACCATCCGCAACATCCTGGGCGGCGTGA contains these protein-coding regions:
- a CDS encoding alpha/beta hydrolase; protein product: MPEVIFAGPDGRLEGRYHAQKERDAPIAIVLHPHPAYGGTMNNKVTYNLHYAFYNLGFNVLRFNFRGVGRSQGEYDQGIGELSDAASALDYLQSMNQNAKHCWVAGFSFGAWIGMQLLMRRPEITGFISVAPPANLYDFSFLAPCPSSGLVINGSADKVAPPKDTRTLVGKLHEQKGITITHTEVEGADHFFKDEEAHMKPMIETVSDYVRRRMTESTR
- a CDS encoding cysteine desulfurase family protein, translated to MSTRLYLDWNATAPLRAEARAAMISAMDVVGNPSSVHSEGRAAKALMERSREEISAAFGAEGADLVFTSGTTEASALALAGRGLVCAGVEHSAVSAWCDEILPVGRDGMVSVPDPGQGTLQLANPETGIVQNLPQGLAVSDLTQAMGKLPVAFNWLGCDMGLVSAHKFGGPRGIGALLLKRGLDVDAKLKGGGQEMGRRSGTENLIGIAGMAAAATAAARDLANGTWEEVARIRDILESALFASAEGIISVSKDRARLPNTLCLIAPGWKGETQVMSMDLAGFAVSAGSACSSGKVRGSKVLGAMGYGDQAGQMIRISIGPGVNEENVLRFAEAWTRAYGKARARAA
- a CDS encoding Rrf2 family transcriptional regulator, coding for MKLSTKGRYAMVALADLAMSEAKAKLALAKAGGEAAEVEELVALAEISKRQDISLPYLEQLFVKLRRAGLVDAVRGPGGGYRLARSPDSIRVSEVLQAVDETVDAMHTGAGATGGSSGTRAQSLTNRLWQSLSANVYVFLHQARLSDVIGNEMTPCPAVPNLFRVVDEE
- a CDS encoding HD family hydrolase; the encoded protein is MDIPLTTPVPPVQPATDPRLDAQFAFLNEADRLKSVLRATTLCDGSRRENSGEHSWHLALYAMVLADQAPEGVEIDRVIRMLLLHDLVEIDTGDVPIHSANGAAHASTDTVLAEQRAADRIFGLLPPDQALAFRALWDEFEAAETPDAVFAKSLDRVQPVLANLQSGGGTWTTYNVTWDQLVARVGQKIARGAPAIWAWVSQRAKAWFTP
- the map gene encoding type I methionyl aminopeptidase, which gives rise to MTITHQDELDSLRHIGRIVANTLLAMAKAMEPGMTTLELDEIGARLLDREGAVSAPRSAYDFPGATCISVNEEIAHGIPGPRVIAAGDLVNIDVSASKDGFFADTGASWQLKPEREALNRLCRDGRLAMETGINEVRAGKPLAGIGNAIGKFAQKRGYTLIRNLASHGIGRSLHEEPTEIATWPTRGDRRRIEKGLVLTVEPFLSTGGLWADAGEDGWTLYSEPMAPVVQYEHTVVATGSRAIILTLPG
- the sufB gene encoding Fe-S cluster assembly protein SufB → MNTHVSEDNIRIPDEAIREGVDRETIETVQAMAGKYKYGWETEIPTEYAPKGLNEDIVRLISEKNGEPEWMLDWRLKAYHRWLEMKEPRWAMLSYPEIDYQDQYYYARPKSMAEKPKSLDEVDPKLLATYAKLGIPLKEQALLAGVEAPEGERKVAVDAVFDSVSVGTTFKEELKKAGVIFCSISEAIREYPELVQKYLGSVVPQSDNFFATLNSAVFSDGSFVYIPEGVRCPMELSTYFRINAENTGQFERTLIVADKGSYVSYLEGCTAPKRDTIQLHAAVVEIVILDDAEVKYSTVQNWFPGDEDGKGGIYNFVTKRADCRGDRAKVMWTQVETGSAITWKYPSCILRGDDSQGEFYSIAIANNYQQADTGTKMIHLGKNSKSRIVSKGISAGRAQNTYRGQVSVHPKATGSRNYTQCDSLLIGDQCGAHTVPYIEVKNNSSRCEHEATTSKVDEDQLFYCRSRGMDEEEAVALVVNGFCKEVLQALPMEFAMEAQSLVAISLEGSVG